One part of the Sarcophilus harrisii chromosome 5, mSarHar1.11, whole genome shotgun sequence genome encodes these proteins:
- the LOC100932895 gene encoding apolipoprotein L6, protein MMERFLQAIIPKFWKCKQENNYFPSATPEDPADSRSLRELSLKENAEDEALEKFLVNPASEREEALELREALYGLYRDKLSDSDTDLQGDGLSLEDIVIFLKEFPDRKMKLEERIQGLHAVADQIEKTHKKCAITNVVAGSTSIVSGVMTILGLALAPVTVGGSLILSASGIGLGALATVTSLSSNVIEHASNLAARERVSNHEGTKARVAVEVLCKEAPHLLSAAQKCVTVGNQVMEEINKNIRAFRLAKANPRLTANAKKFMGAGYLSTWRSQKVEKAFSGTALAMTKGSRVMSAMTAGALVLVDMITFMHDLSHLLKGAEAEMAGELREQAQELENKLKELSQAYNNLLDIITTHSQGEGEAGDDTAGSAQ, encoded by the exons atgatggaacgTTTTCTTCAGGCCATTATTCCAAAGTTCTGGAAATGCAAACAAg AAAACAACTACTTTCCATCTGCGACCCCTGAGGATCCGGCAGACTCCCGAAGCCTGAGAGAACTGAGCCTGAAGGAGAACGCTGAAGATGAGGCTCTGGAGAAGTTCTTGgtgaatcctgcctcagagag GGAAGAGGCCCTCGAGCTCCGCGAGGCCCTGTACGGGTTGTACAGGGACAAACTGTCTGACTCTGACACCGACCTGCAAGGTGACGGCCTCTCGCTGGAGGACATCGTCATTTTTCTGAAAGAGTTTCCCGACAGGAAGATGAAGCTGGAGGAGCGCATCCAAGGCCTGCACGCCGTGGCGGACCAAATAGAGAAGACCCACAAGAAATGCGCCATCACCAACGTGGTGGCCGGCTCCACTAGCATCGTCTCTGGCGTGATGACCATCCTGGGGCTGGCGCTAGCGCCCGTGACGGTGGGAGGAAGCCTGATCCTCTCGGCTTCTGGGATCGGCTTGGGGGCCCTGGCCACCGTCACCAGCCTGTCCTCGAATGTCATCGAACACGCCAGCAATCTGGCAGCGAGAGAGCGAGTGAGCAACCACGAGGGGACCAAGGCCCGGGTGGCCGTGGAGGTCTTGTGTAAGGAGGCGCCCCACCTGCTTTCTGCCGCGCAGAAGTGTGTTACTGTGGGCAACCAGGTCATGGAGGAAATCAACAAGAACATCCGGGCCTTCCGCTTGGCCAAAGCCAACCCTCGCTTAACTGCCAACGCCAAGAAGTTCATGGGGGCCGGGTACCTCTCCACCTGGAGATCCCAAAAGGTGGAGAAGGCCTTCAGCGGCACGGCTCTAGCCATGACCAAAGGCTCCAGGGTGATGAGTGCCATGACGGCCGGGGCCTTGGTTCTGGTGGACATGATTACCTTCATGCACGATCTGAGCCATTTATTGAAGGGGGCAGAGGCCGAAATGGCAGGAGAACTCAGGGAGCAGGCTCAGGAGCTGGAAAATAAACTTAAGGAGCTTTCCCAGGCTTATAATAATCTGCTGGATATCATCACTACGCATAGTCAAGGAGAAGGGGAGGCTGGGGACGATACAGCAGGATCAGCTCAATAG